The following proteins are co-located in the Halococcus salsus genome:
- a CDS encoding ABC transporter permease, with amino-acid sequence MIPDPTVADPVFADPLFLGPFVDYAVDNAGRLLRLTYEHVVLTLITLAIALPIAIGFGVLSSYYDRLATVVLWAASILLTLPAIALFGMLVPVLGIGNPPTIAALVVYAQLPIIRNTYVGLTEVDAAAIESGTGLGMTRFERLRRIRLPVALPVVMTGIRNAVVILVGLLAIGAFIGAGGLGGRIFYGISQTDTPMIVVATVLVSLLALAFDYAFGVIEEGLRLRNGEEIEPTIVTRTLTAVRTRLT; translated from the coding sequence GTGATCCCCGACCCGACGGTTGCCGATCCGGTGTTCGCCGACCCGCTCTTTCTCGGTCCGTTCGTCGACTACGCGGTGGACAACGCGGGACGGCTGTTGCGGCTCACCTACGAGCACGTCGTGCTCACCCTGATCACGCTCGCGATCGCGTTGCCGATCGCGATCGGGTTCGGTGTCCTCAGCAGCTACTACGACCGGCTGGCGACGGTCGTGCTCTGGGCCGCGAGCATCCTGCTGACGCTCCCGGCGATCGCGCTGTTCGGCATGCTGGTTCCGGTGCTCGGGATCGGCAACCCGCCGACGATCGCCGCACTCGTGGTCTACGCCCAGCTCCCGATCATCCGGAACACCTACGTCGGGCTGACCGAGGTCGACGCCGCCGCGATCGAGTCCGGAACCGGGCTCGGGATGACGCGCTTCGAGCGCCTGCGGCGCATCCGGCTGCCGGTGGCGCTGCCCGTCGTGATGACGGGCATCAGGAACGCCGTCGTGATCCTCGTCGGGCTGCTCGCCATCGGGGCGTTCATCGGGGCGGGCGGGCTCGGTGGCCGGATCTTCTACGGCATCTCCCAGACCGACACCCCGATGATCGTGGTCGCCACGGTGCTCGTCTCGCTGCTCGCGCTGGCGTTCGACTACGCCTTCGGGGTCATCGAGGAGGGCCTCCGGCTCCGCAACGGCGAGGAGATAGAGCCGACGATCGTCACACGAACACTCACCGCGGTCCGCACACGACTCACATGA
- a CDS encoding ABC transporter permease, protein MGVLDVLVATWTFFVTNWDAFVGLFTRHVELVFVSEAVAILIAVPFGILAARNDRVKRVVEPVGNVAQTVPTLAIIALMLPILGIGFVPAVVGLFIYALLPILTNTIAGIENVDENTVDAARGMGMTDWEILRKVQLPLALPVIFGGIRTSTVLNVGTAYLAYFISGGGLGVWAIGGIQLFDTPRILAGAFAGAALAIALDGALALVERRLGNDSGAGQSAAAAA, encoded by the coding sequence ATGGGGGTGCTCGACGTTCTCGTGGCCACGTGGACGTTCTTCGTGACCAACTGGGACGCGTTCGTCGGTCTCTTCACCAGACACGTCGAACTCGTGTTCGTCTCGGAGGCCGTGGCGATCCTCATCGCCGTGCCGTTCGGGATCCTCGCGGCGCGCAACGACCGGGTCAAACGCGTGGTCGAACCGGTCGGCAACGTCGCCCAGACGGTCCCCACGCTCGCGATCATCGCCTTAATGTTGCCGATCCTCGGGATCGGCTTCGTGCCCGCGGTCGTGGGGCTATTCATCTACGCGCTGCTCCCGATCCTCACGAACACCATCGCGGGGATCGAGAACGTCGACGAGAACACCGTCGACGCCGCCCGCGGGATGGGGATGACCGACTGGGAGATCCTCCGCAAGGTCCAGCTCCCGCTCGCGCTGCCCGTGATCTTCGGCGGGATCCGGACGAGTACCGTTCTCAACGTGGGGACGGCCTACCTCGCGTACTTCATCAGCGGCGGCGGGCTCGGGGTCTGGGCCATCGGCGGTATCCAGCTCTTCGACACCCCGCGCATCCTCGCGGGGGCGTTCGCGGGCGCGGCGCTCGCCATCGCGCTCGACGGCGCGCTCGCGCTGGTCGAACGACGGCTCGGGAACGACTCGGGGGCCGGCCAGTCGGCCGCCGCGGCGGCCTGA
- the menD gene encoding 2-succinyl-5-enolpyruvyl-6-hydroxy-3-cyclohexene-1-carboxylic-acid synthase yields the protein MSRDDDGGDGSPRGPPWPNRNTLWGHAVADEFAKEGVSAVCIAPGSRSTPLTVAFADHPGIEVFSHLDERSAAFFALGRAKRTGEPTPVLSTSGTATANFHPAVVEANQARVPLVVLTADRPPELRESGANQTVDQVKLYGGAVRWYHELPEPEADGRKLRSVRVAVARAFATSRGTPPGPVHLNVPFEKPLEPVSVPDDVPDGFERDEPLAATGRDGPFVGVEAGRPALDDGSLERVADALAVERGLVVAGPSTTLDADAVTEFATATGFPVLADPLSGLRFDAQLADRDVPICGGYDSYLDAPNWPAPEVVVRLGASPTSKVLRGFLREAVRESGTRQFVVDPAGEWREATFTADHLLVTDPNRLARDLASLVETTGSERWRERFAAAEREYWELVDTAHDERFFEGTVLRDALADAPAPATVFVSNSMTVRDADRFAEPRDADLTVLGNRGASGIDGIVSSALGAGSATDDPLVCVLGDLAYYHDMNGLLALSRCGVDATVVLVNNDGGGIFRMLPIADFEPPFTDQFRTPHGLDFAPTADLYGVEFVRTDDREAFRDAYRASLGSPGTQVVEVRFDAEDSHRFRETVHDRVCDAFGGVNPSGVALDTDKASRPGSVERP from the coding sequence ATGAGCCGCGACGATGATGGTGGGGACGGCTCACCCCGTGGACCGCCGTGGCCGAACCGTAACACGCTCTGGGGCCACGCTGTCGCCGACGAGTTCGCGAAAGAGGGCGTGTCCGCGGTCTGTATCGCGCCCGGCAGTCGCTCGACACCACTGACGGTGGCGTTCGCCGACCACCCCGGCATCGAGGTCTTCAGTCACCTCGACGAGCGCTCGGCGGCTTTCTTCGCGCTCGGCCGGGCGAAGCGCACCGGCGAGCCCACGCCCGTGCTCTCGACCTCGGGCACCGCGACCGCGAACTTCCACCCCGCCGTCGTCGAGGCGAACCAGGCCCGAGTCCCACTGGTCGTGCTGACCGCCGACCGCCCGCCCGAACTCCGCGAGAGCGGCGCGAACCAGACCGTGGACCAGGTCAAACTCTACGGCGGGGCGGTCCGGTGGTACCATGAACTCCCCGAACCCGAGGCCGACGGCCGAAAGCTCCGCTCGGTTCGGGTGGCGGTCGCGCGCGCGTTCGCGACGAGCCGGGGGACTCCACCCGGTCCGGTCCACCTCAACGTCCCCTTCGAGAAACCACTCGAACCGGTCTCCGTTCCCGACGACGTGCCCGACGGCTTCGAGCGCGACGAGCCGCTCGCCGCGACCGGCCGCGACGGACCGTTCGTCGGGGTCGAGGCGGGCCGGCCAGCGCTCGACGACGGCTCCCTCGAACGGGTAGCCGACGCGCTTGCGGTCGAGCGCGGGCTCGTCGTCGCGGGGCCGAGCACGACCCTCGACGCCGATGCAGTGACGGAGTTCGCCACCGCAACGGGGTTCCCGGTGCTCGCGGACCCGCTCTCGGGGCTCCGATTCGACGCACAGCTCGCGGATCGCGACGTGCCCATCTGTGGCGGCTACGACTCGTACCTCGACGCACCGAACTGGCCGGCCCCCGAGGTCGTGGTCCGGTTGGGCGCGTCGCCGACCTCGAAGGTGCTCCGTGGGTTCCTCCGGGAGGCGGTCCGCGAGTCGGGAACCCGCCAGTTCGTCGTCGACCCCGCCGGTGAGTGGCGCGAGGCGACCTTCACCGCGGACCACCTCCTCGTGACCGACCCGAACCGGCTCGCGCGCGACCTCGCGTCGCTGGTCGAGACGACGGGGAGCGAGCGGTGGCGCGAGCGCTTCGCCGCGGCCGAACGGGAGTACTGGGAACTCGTCGATACGGCCCACGACGAGCGGTTCTTCGAGGGCACGGTGCTCCGGGACGCGCTCGCCGACGCGCCGGCCCCCGCGACGGTGTTCGTCTCGAACTCGATGACGGTTCGCGACGCCGACCGCTTCGCCGAACCACGCGACGCCGACCTCACGGTGCTCGGGAATCGCGGCGCGAGCGGCATCGACGGCATCGTCTCGTCGGCGCTCGGGGCCGGGAGTGCGACCGACGACCCGCTGGTCTGCGTGCTGGGGGATCTGGCCTACTACCACGACATGAACGGGCTGCTGGCGCTCTCGCGGTGTGGCGTCGACGCCACCGTCGTGCTCGTGAACAACGACGGTGGCGGGATCTTCCGGATGCTCCCGATCGCCGACTTCGAACCGCCGTTCACCGACCAGTTCCGAACCCCACACGGACTGGACTTCGCGCCGACGGCCGACCTCTACGGCGTCGAGTTCGTCCGGACCGACGACCGCGAGGCGTTCCGGGACGCCTACCGCGCCTCGCTCGGAAGTCCGGGAACCCAGGTCGTCGAGGTTCGCTTCGATGCCGAGGACAGCCACCGCTTCCGGGAGACGGTCCACGACCGGGTCTGCGACGCCTTCGGGGGAGTGAACCCGTCGGGTGTGGCGCTCGACACCGACAAGGCTTCGCGTCCGGGCTCCGTAGAGCGTCCATGA
- a CDS encoding complex I subunit 4 family protein, which yields MLIELLIALCLLGALVVFLLPDEYAPFGGFVASLFPLVTSFVLWYGFDGSGNAFLQGGQLAYETNVEWISLGQYAVNWHVGLDGISMPLVVLSTVLTSLAIVTGWTPIDRQRSGFYALLLFLEAGLIGVFSTLDFFAFLVFWEAVLVPVYLLITVWGGPRREYAAIKFFVYTNIATLVMFIGFTALVFGLGDSVTSLDLPAITQALRAGELGALGGVGAGPLRLAAFAAMFFGFGMKMAVVPFHTWLPDAYTESPTPVTVVLAGVVTKMGTYAMLRFNFTMLPDIVEQYAQVIALFAVVTVIYGALLALSQHDLKRIVAYSSLPSMGFVLLGLVAYTPYGLSGATFQMVSHGLLSGLLFACVGVIYSATGTRMVGDMAGLADRMPVTAAAFVAGCFGYMGLPFMSGFMGEYFIFQGAFDSFPGSPIFTAVAMFGIVLVAGYLLFAMQRALFGEFRVDGDSTVRRAAVHDLAPLVVLVACVIVLGSAPSLVFSMIADAVGPLLGGGL from the coding sequence GTGCTGATCGAACTCCTGATCGCGCTTTGTCTCCTCGGCGCGCTGGTCGTCTTCCTCCTGCCGGACGAGTACGCGCCGTTCGGCGGGTTCGTCGCGAGCCTCTTCCCGCTGGTGACGAGCTTCGTCCTCTGGTACGGCTTCGACGGCTCGGGCAACGCCTTCCTCCAGGGTGGCCAGCTCGCCTACGAGACGAACGTCGAGTGGATCTCACTCGGCCAGTACGCCGTGAACTGGCACGTCGGTCTCGACGGCATCAGCATGCCGCTCGTAGTGCTCTCGACGGTCCTCACCAGCCTCGCCATCGTCACCGGCTGGACGCCGATCGACCGCCAGCGCTCGGGCTTCTACGCGCTTCTCCTCTTCCTCGAAGCAGGGCTGATCGGCGTGTTCAGCACGCTGGACTTCTTCGCCTTCCTCGTGTTCTGGGAGGCGGTGCTCGTCCCGGTCTACCTCCTCATCACGGTCTGGGGCGGCCCCCGGCGGGAGTACGCCGCGATCAAGTTCTTCGTCTACACCAATATCGCCACCCTCGTGATGTTCATCGGGTTCACGGCGCTGGTGTTCGGTCTCGGGGACTCGGTGACGAGCCTCGACCTCCCCGCGATCACGCAGGCGCTCCGCGCGGGTGAGCTCGGGGCGCTCGGCGGCGTCGGTGCGGGACCCCTCCGGCTCGCGGCGTTCGCTGCGATGTTCTTCGGGTTCGGGATGAAGATGGCGGTGGTGCCCTTCCACACTTGGCTCCCCGACGCGTACACCGAGTCGCCGACCCCGGTGACGGTGGTGCTCGCAGGCGTCGTCACGAAGATGGGGACCTACGCCATGCTCCGGTTCAACTTCACGATGCTGCCCGACATCGTCGAGCAGTACGCCCAGGTGATCGCGCTGTTCGCGGTCGTCACCGTGATCTACGGGGCGCTGTTGGCGCTCTCACAGCACGACCTGAAGCGGATCGTGGCCTACTCCTCGCTCCCCTCGATGGGCTTCGTCCTCTTGGGGCTCGTCGCCTACACGCCCTACGGCCTCTCGGGCGCGACCTTCCAGATGGTCTCGCACGGCCTGCTCTCGGGGCTGCTGTTCGCCTGCGTCGGCGTGATCTACAGCGCGACCGGCACCCGGATGGTCGGCGACATGGCGGGGCTCGCGGACCGGATGCCGGTCACCGCGGCGGCGTTCGTCGCGGGCTGTTTCGGCTACATGGGTCTGCCCTTCATGTCCGGCTTCATGGGCGAGTACTTCATCTTCCAGGGTGCGTTCGATTCGTTCCCCGGATCCCCCATATTCACCGCGGTCGCGATGTTCGGCATCGTGCTCGTGGCGGGCTACCTGCTCTTCGCGATGCAGCGGGCGCTGTTCGGCGAGTTCCGGGTCGACGGGGACTCGACGGTCCGACGGGCGGCGGTCCACGACCTCGCGCCGCTCGTGGTGCTCGTCGCGTGCGTGATCGTGCTCGGCAGTGCGCCCTCGCTGGTCTTCTCGATGATCGCGGATGCGGTCGGTCCGCTTCTGGGAGGTGGGCTGTAG
- a CDS encoding UPF0058 family protein, producing the protein MHKEELLELHEQMVNITEFVNNRDDVDPELFETYEKLGVTPDDVHKSKSEHKHAVFILGNALAEAMSDDEFSDAGRIGKRMRELASDAERKL; encoded by the coding sequence ATGCACAAGGAAGAACTCCTCGAACTCCACGAGCAGATGGTGAACATCACGGAGTTCGTCAACAACCGCGACGACGTCGACCCCGAGCTGTTCGAGACCTACGAGAAGCTCGGCGTCACCCCCGACGACGTCCACAAGTCCAAAAGCGAGCACAAACACGCCGTCTTCATCCTCGGCAACGCGCTCGCCGAGGCCATGAGCGACGACGAGTTCTCCGACGCCGGTCGGATCGGCAAGCGGATGCGCGAACTCGCCTCCGACGCCGAACGCAAGCTGTAA
- a CDS encoding NADH-quinone oxidoreductase subunit N, with the protein MAPLPDWVGLAPALALTFTALVVFVIDTVKPRSNDRALLAGTTLLGTVAALAAAGAVLVSGMASGEGLTLFGGQLVVDGMSLFFSVIFASVAALVTLASYDYLAGQSEQAEYYALVLLATAGMCLLASSASLATAFVSFELLSLASYALVAFLKDNEGSVEASLKYFLVGAVSSAILLYGISLIYGVTGGLLFDTVAENVVDTPHTGLLGVGVLMVLGGFAFKTASVPFHFWAPEAYEGAPTPISAFLSSGSKAAGFVVAFRVFTVAFGFDILTDVDWVLAFQVLAVVTMTVGNFAAATQENVKRMLAYSSVGQAGYVLIALAALGGGSDALVLGMGMSHLLVYGFMNTGAFLFVALAERWGVGRTFEDYAGLGSKAPVACAAMTVFMLSLAGIPLGAGFFSKYFLFGAAVDAGYWWLAAVGVVNSALSLYYYTRVLRAIWGGDANESLRIESYPVGLYTAVVAAAVVTVLLIPAFGFVTGPAVDAASALF; encoded by the coding sequence ATGGCTCCCCTCCCCGACTGGGTCGGCCTCGCGCCTGCACTCGCGCTCACGTTCACGGCGCTCGTGGTGTTCGTCATCGACACCGTCAAGCCGCGCTCGAACGACCGGGCGCTGCTGGCGGGCACGACGCTCCTCGGGACGGTGGCCGCGCTCGCCGCCGCCGGCGCGGTCCTCGTCTCCGGGATGGCGAGCGGTGAGGGATTGACCCTCTTCGGCGGCCAGCTCGTCGTCGACGGGATGAGCCTGTTCTTCAGCGTGATCTTCGCGAGCGTCGCGGCGCTCGTCACGCTCGCGAGCTACGACTACCTCGCCGGCCAGTCCGAACAGGCCGAGTACTACGCGCTCGTTCTGCTCGCGACCGCCGGGATGTGTCTGCTCGCGAGCTCGGCCAGCCTCGCCACGGCGTTCGTGAGCTTCGAACTCCTCTCGCTCGCCTCGTACGCGCTCGTTGCGTTCTTAAAGGACAACGAGGGCAGCGTCGAGGCGAGCCTGAAGTACTTCCTCGTCGGGGCGGTCTCCTCGGCGATACTGCTCTACGGCATCAGCCTGATCTACGGCGTCACCGGCGGACTCCTGTTCGACACCGTGGCCGAGAACGTCGTCGACACGCCCCACACCGGGCTGCTCGGCGTCGGCGTGCTGATGGTGCTCGGCGGGTTCGCGTTCAAGACCGCGAGCGTGCCCTTCCACTTCTGGGCCCCCGAGGCTTACGAGGGCGCGCCGACGCCGATCTCGGCGTTCCTCTCGTCGGGGTCGAAGGCCGCGGGCTTCGTCGTCGCCTTCCGGGTCTTCACGGTCGCGTTCGGCTTCGACATCCTCACCGACGTGGACTGGGTGCTCGCCTTCCAGGTGCTCGCGGTGGTGACGATGACGGTCGGGAACTTCGCCGCCGCGACCCAGGAGAACGTCAAGCGGATGCTGGCGTACTCCTCGGTCGGCCAGGCGGGCTACGTCCTCATCGCGCTCGCGGCCCTCGGTGGCGGCAGCGACGCCCTCGTGCTCGGGATGGGGATGAGCCACCTGCTGGTCTACGGCTTCATGAACACCGGTGCGTTCCTGTTCGTCGCGCTGGCCGAACGCTGGGGCGTCGGGCGGACCTTCGAGGACTACGCGGGCCTCGGGTCGAAGGCCCCGGTGGCCTGTGCGGCGATGACGGTGTTCATGCTGAGCCTCGCCGGGATCCCGCTCGGGGCCGGGTTCTTCTCGAAGTACTTCCTCTTCGGCGCGGCGGTCGACGCGGGCTACTGGTGGCTCGCCGCCGTCGGGGTCGTCAACAGCGCGCTGTCGCTCTACTACTACACCCGCGTGCTCCGGGCCATCTGGGGTGGCGACGCGAACGAGAGCCTCAGGATCGAGAGCTATCCGGTGGGGCTCTACACCGCCGTGGTCGCCGCCGCCGTCGTCACGGTGCTCCTGATCCCCGCCTTCGGCTTCGTCACCGGACCCGCCGTGGACGCCGCCTCGGCGCTGTTCTAA
- a CDS encoding isochorismate synthase: protein MAQAGNEARPSGVDGGRLVSRTREVADRSFRAFLETASVPRVAWATPDGLELAGGGAAAVVSAEGDDRFDSLREDAARLFETVDATGPPAARPRVVGGIAFDADHAPAPPWEGFPAAEFFLPEVQLTRADGRTWLSVTEYGPDATPEAVEERLDERAGSVADLPMMSPSGGPPGVAATRRTTTKAEWTAGVERAVERIRTGDLRKVVLATALAADLETEIDLPAVLERFRRTYPECYRFLVQPTADAGFFGPPPERLVRMTGSRVETEALAGSAERGDTPEDDADLAAGLETDAKTVHEQALVAEAIADRLAPLGDVTVGERRVAAFANIQHLRTPITAELHEETHVLDVVEALHPTPAVGGLPLERAREVIDETETFDRGWYAAPVGWFDAAGDGEFAVGLRSAVAGGRRATLFAGDGIVADSDPDAEWAELGPKFRPVLDELER, encoded by the coding sequence ATGGCACAGGCAGGAAACGAGGCCCGTCCATCAGGGGTCGATGGCGGCCGGCTGGTGAGCCGAACCCGCGAGGTGGCCGACCGCTCGTTCCGTGCGTTTCTGGAGACCGCGTCGGTGCCACGGGTGGCGTGGGCGACCCCCGACGGGCTCGAACTCGCCGGTGGCGGCGCGGCGGCGGTCGTCAGCGCCGAGGGGGACGACCGGTTCGACTCGCTCCGCGAGGACGCGGCACGGCTGTTCGAGACCGTCGACGCGACGGGGCCGCCCGCGGCCCGCCCGCGCGTCGTCGGCGGCATCGCGTTCGACGCGGACCACGCTCCCGCCCCGCCGTGGGAGGGCTTCCCCGCGGCGGAGTTCTTTCTCCCCGAAGTGCAACTCACGAGGGCCGACGGCCGGACGTGGTTGAGCGTCACCGAGTACGGGCCCGACGCCACCCCCGAGGCGGTCGAGGAACGCCTCGACGAACGGGCGGGATCGGTCGCCGACCTCCCGATGATGTCGCCGAGCGGCGGTCCGCCCGGCGTCGCCGCCACGCGCCGGACGACCACGAAAGCCGAGTGGACCGCCGGCGTCGAACGCGCCGTCGAGCGGATCCGAACCGGCGACCTCCGGAAGGTGGTGCTCGCCACCGCGCTGGCGGCCGACCTCGAAACCGAGATCGACCTCCCCGCGGTGCTCGAACGGTTCCGGCGGACCTACCCCGAGTGTTATCGGTTCCTCGTTCAGCCGACCGCCGACGCCGGTTTCTTCGGTCCGCCACCCGAGCGGCTCGTCCGGATGACCGGCTCCCGGGTCGAGACCGAGGCGCTCGCGGGGTCCGCCGAGCGCGGCGACACCCCCGAAGACGACGCCGACCTCGCGGCGGGGCTCGAAACCGACGCGAAGACCGTCCACGAGCAGGCCCTGGTCGCCGAGGCGATCGCCGACCGGCTCGCGCCGCTGGGCGACGTCACGGTCGGCGAGCGCCGGGTCGCGGCGTTCGCGAACATCCAGCACCTCCGGACGCCGATCACCGCCGAGCTCCACGAGGAGACCCACGTCCTCGACGTGGTCGAGGCGCTCCACCCGACCCCCGCCGTCGGTGGGTTGCCGCTGGAGCGCGCGCGCGAGGTGATCGACGAGACCGAGACCTTCGACCGCGGTTGGTACGCAGCGCCGGTCGGCTGGTTCGACGCCGCGGGCGACGGCGAGTTCGCGGTCGGGCTTCGGTCGGCGGTCGCGGGCGGGCGTCGCGCCACCCTCTTCGCGGGCGACGGCATCGTCGCGGATTCGGACCCCGACGCGGAGTGGGCCGAGCTCGGCCCGAAGTTCCGGCCCGTGCTCGACGAACTCGAACGATGA
- a CDS encoding DUF7120 family protein, whose amino-acid sequence MAKVEITVPEQLEMQIARMVEEGEFLNRQEAVEDLLSAGMRAYQTSGPMDDEDEPGLEDDGMMGHDDEYVF is encoded by the coding sequence ATGGCCAAGGTAGAGATAACCGTCCCCGAGCAGCTCGAAATGCAGATCGCACGAATGGTGGAGGAGGGTGAGTTCCTCAATCGGCAGGAAGCCGTCGAGGACCTCCTCTCGGCCGGAATGCGTGCCTACCAGACGAGCGGCCCGATGGACGACGAGGACGAACCGGGGCTCGAAGACGACGGCATGATGGGCCACGACGACGAGTACGTCTTCTGA
- a CDS encoding ABC transporter ATP-binding protein produces MIRFDNVHKQYPDGTRAVDGHDFEVEEGTTTVLVGPSGCGKTTTMRLVNRLEEPTEGTIYYDGTDIEDLEATDLRREIGYVIQDIGLFDHMTVGENVATVPDLKGWETDRTADRVDELLELMGLPPEEFRDSYPGELSGGQQQRVGVARALAAGPDVMLMDEPFGALDPITREELQDEFLDIQKEIDTTIVFVTHDINEALKMGDKIAVMNEGKVVQYDTPTALLDNPKTKFVEEFIGPDRTLKRLRVLRVEEVMAAEIPDEHAAVVDAFQSDDAVMADGGEIIPVSPSDTAQVALSRCIQAGVEALPVVEDADVVGIVTEAAIRDRQTGPA; encoded by the coding sequence ATGATCCGATTCGACAACGTACACAAACAGTATCCCGACGGAACGCGCGCGGTGGACGGCCACGACTTCGAGGTCGAGGAGGGCACCACCACGGTGCTGGTCGGCCCCTCCGGCTGTGGGAAGACCACCACGATGCGGCTGGTCAACCGCCTCGAAGAACCCACCGAGGGCACGATATATTACGACGGCACCGACATCGAGGACCTCGAAGCCACCGACCTCCGGCGGGAGATCGGCTACGTGATCCAGGACATCGGGCTGTTCGACCACATGACCGTCGGCGAGAACGTCGCCACGGTGCCCGATCTCAAGGGCTGGGAAACCGACCGCACCGCCGACCGGGTCGACGAACTCCTCGAACTCATGGGGCTGCCCCCGGAGGAGTTCCGCGACAGCTATCCCGGCGAGCTCTCGGGCGGCCAGCAACAGCGCGTCGGCGTCGCCCGCGCGCTCGCGGCGGGTCCCGACGTCATGCTGATGGACGAACCCTTCGGCGCGCTCGACCCGATCACCCGCGAGGAGCTCCAGGACGAGTTCCTCGACATCCAAAAGGAGATCGACACCACGATCGTCTTCGTGACCCACGACATCAACGAGGCGCTGAAGATGGGCGACAAGATCGCGGTGATGAACGAGGGCAAGGTCGTCCAGTACGACACCCCGACGGCGCTGCTCGACAACCCGAAGACGAAGTTCGTCGAGGAGTTCATCGGCCCGGATCGAACCCTCAAGCGGCTCCGCGTGCTCCGGGTCGAGGAGGTCATGGCGGCCGAGATACCCGACGAACACGCGGCGGTGGTCGACGCCTTCCAGTCGGACGACGCCGTGATGGCCGACGGCGGTGAGATCATCCCGGTCTCGCCGAGCGACACCGCACAGGTCGCGCTCTCGCGCTGTATCCAGGCCGGCGTCGAGGCGCTGCCGGTCGTCGAGGACGCCGACGTCGTCGGTATCGTCACCGAGGCCGCCATCAGGGACCGCCAGACGGGGCCCGCCTGA